From the genome of Meiothermus cerbereus DSM 11376, one region includes:
- a CDS encoding helix-turn-helix domain-containing protein — MPSKAIALHAHLSLEELEQRYRSCKDAKEKTRWQVIWLYAQQTRENRPSTRAVSQATGFSQNWVYKLIRRYNAEGPQGLIDKHRYNPGGDKRALLNQEEQQALRRALQAR; from the coding sequence ATGCCAAGCAAAGCCATAGCCCTACACGCCCACCTGAGCCTGGAAGAACTCGAACAGCGCTACCGTAGCTGCAAGGATGCCAAGGAGAAGACCCGCTGGCAGGTGATCTGGTTGTACGCCCAGCAGACCCGGGAGAACCGCCCCAGCACCCGGGCAGTGAGCCAGGCCACCGGGTTTAGCCAGAACTGGGTCTACAAGCTCATCCGGCGCTACAACGCCGAGGGACCCCAGGGGCTCATCGATAAGCACCGCTACAACCCAGGAGGGGATAAGCGGGCCTTGCTGAACCAGGAGGAGCAACAAGCCCTCCGGCGGGCCCTGCAAGCGCG